A part of Helicobacter ibis genomic DNA contains:
- a CDS encoding heavy metal translocating P-type ATPase has protein sequence MYKNNEHALLLSIIHSTKSRARFKYVTLNGFKVNPLQLRVELDKIEGIYSVRVNSILNNIIVEYSGDLLEIQNRIYKVLSKQITISNKHNEESYIALRDEIPSSAEVVRAGTALISSSIVNNKPTQMGFSLIACFPLLFSGIRETMESGLTSRTLEAMAVAISLYLQDFKTANSTNFMLALGEYIEELTMYKSDDLIKELSKPTGGLAWVETRHDDEVSLIQVDSNELKVGDIVVIGAGDTILVDGHILEGEALVNQISMTGEATPCQKNRGDRVLSGTIVQEGKIKVWAEGVGEDTAMSKIKTYIEETLVQKSKRELEASKMADSLVPITLGLATLSYVFTKDLMRLASVLQADYSCALKLTTPVTFKAAISSAGKEGIIIKGAKSLEALQMSEVFIFDKTGTLTNGDLEVLSVHSFSQEFSSDEILNLAASIEEHYFHPVAQAIVKAAKAKDFTHIHHDEVTFIVAHGVKSEIGGKEVIIGSRHFLEDDEKIPFAPHSIRMNEILKDGDTPLFIGYDGELLGVILLKDVLRDNAKVALDRLRASGVKEIIMLTGDTKQKAQEVADILGINRFYAELLPTQKAEILEDIMKEGKKVAFVGDGINDAPALIKADTGIGMCKGADIAKASADVVLLRDDVESVADARELAIMCLNKVKRSFKITVGVNSLILGLASLGKLTAIQTAFAHNGTTIALLLNALQRIKVKR, from the coding sequence TTGTATAAAAATAACGAACATGCTTTACTATTAAGCATAATCCATAGCACAAAGTCTAGGGCTAGATTCAAGTATGTAACTCTTAATGGCTTTAAGGTAAATCCATTGCAATTAAGAGTTGAGCTAGACAAGATAGAAGGGATATATAGCGTTAGGGTTAATTCTATTTTGAATAATATTATTGTCGAATATTCTGGTGATTTATTAGAGATTCAAAATAGAATCTACAAGGTGCTTTCAAAGCAGATTACTATTTCCAATAAACATAATGAAGAAAGTTACATTGCCCTAAGAGATGAGATTCCAAGTAGTGCAGAGGTTGTTAGAGCAGGAACTGCACTCATTTCTTCATCTATTGTTAATAATAAGCCAACACAAATGGGGTTTTCGCTTATTGCTTGTTTCCCACTTTTGTTTAGTGGGATTAGAGAGACTATGGAGAGCGGACTTACTTCACGCACACTAGAAGCTATGGCGGTTGCTATTTCACTTTACTTGCAGGATTTCAAAACAGCAAATTCTACAAATTTTATGCTTGCACTTGGAGAGTATATTGAAGAGCTCACAATGTATAAAAGTGATGATTTAATCAAGGAGCTATCAAAGCCAACAGGTGGTTTAGCGTGGGTTGAGACTAGACATGATGATGAGGTCAGTTTAATACAGGTTGATAGCAATGAATTAAAAGTTGGTGATATAGTTGTCATTGGTGCTGGAGATACCATATTAGTTGATGGACATATTTTAGAAGGTGAAGCATTAGTAAATCAAATATCAATGACAGGCGAGGCTACTCCATGTCAAAAAAATAGAGGTGATAGAGTTCTATCAGGCACAATAGTGCAAGAAGGCAAAATAAAAGTATGGGCTGAAGGCGTTGGTGAAGATACTGCAATGTCAAAGATTAAAACCTATATTGAAGAAACTTTGGTGCAAAAGTCAAAAAGAGAATTAGAAGCCTCAAAAATGGCAGATTCATTAGTGCCTATTACCTTAGGACTTGCTACTTTATCATATGTTTTTACTAAAGATTTAATGAGGTTGGCTAGTGTTTTACAAGCTGATTATTCTTGTGCATTAAAGCTTACAACACCAGTTACATTTAAGGCTGCTATTTCATCTGCTGGAAAAGAGGGGATAATAATAAAAGGTGCTAAAAGCCTAGAAGCATTGCAAATGAGTGAGGTATTTATATTTGATAAGACAGGGACGCTTACTAATGGTGATTTAGAAGTTCTTAGTGTACATTCTTTTTCGCAGGAATTTAGCAGTGATGAGATATTAAATCTTGCAGCAAGTATTGAAGAGCATTACTTCCATCCAGTAGCCCAAGCAATAGTAAAAGCAGCTAAGGCAAAGGATTTTACGCATATCCACCATGATGAAGTTACATTTATAGTAGCACATGGAGTAAAAAGTGAAATAGGTGGGAAAGAAGTAATAATTGGAAGTAGGCATTTCTTAGAAGATGATGAGAAAATACCTTTTGCACCACATAGCATACGAATGAATGAGATTCTAAAAGATGGCGATACACCATTATTTATCGGTTATGATGGTGAGCTTTTAGGGGTTATATTGTTAAAAGATGTGTTAAGAGATAATGCAAAAGTAGCATTAGATAGACTTAGAGCAAGTGGGGTCAAAGAAATAATAATGCTAACTGGAGACACAAAGCAAAAAGCACAAGAAGTAGCTGATATATTAGGAATTAATAGATTTTATGCAGAGCTTCTCCCGACACAAAAGGCTGAGATTTTAGAAGATATTATGAAGGAAGGCAAAAAGGTAGCATTTGTAGGAGATGGTATAAATGATGCACCAGCTTTAATTAAAGCTGATACAGGTATTGGAATGTGTAAGGGTGCAGATATTGCCAAAGCTAGTGCTGATGTTGTTCTATTAAGAGATGATGTAGAATCTGTAGCTGATGCAAGAGAGTTAGCAATAATGTGCTTAAATAAGGTCAAAAGAAGTTTTAAGATAACAGTTGGTGTAAATAGTCTTATTTTAGGACTTGCATCACTTGGTAAGCTAACTGCGATTCAGACTGCATTTGCACACAATGGAACTACAATTGCACTTTTATTAAATGCATTACAGAGAATAAAGGTAAAAAGGTGA
- a CDS encoding YtxH domain-containing protein: protein MALPNKNNPYINKNNQNSNTTNDIGGIFGNQDSQRDFIKGALIGAVATFLLTNENAQRTLFKGFAKVSELFEAGIEELKERYEDAKAEVKQD from the coding sequence ATGGCATTACCAAACAAAAACAATCCATACATAAACAAAAATAATCAAAATTCAAATACAACAAATGACATTGGCGGAATCTTCGGCAATCAAGATTCTCAAAGAGATTTTATAAAAGGTGCTCTAATAGGTGCTGTTGCTACTTTTCTTTTGACAAATGAGAATGCACAAAGGACACTTTTTAAGGGATTTGCAAAGGTGAGTGAGTTATTTGAAGCTGGTATTGAAGAGCTAAAAGAACGATATGAAGATGCAAAAGCAGAAGTAAAACAGGACTAA
- a CDS encoding HMA2 domain-containing protein, with the protein MKQITKEDIKNYKITSDDLRFISKYFSIIHHSKGRIRLRVSLSLKGAISDSQINIDSILETIKSIPAILEFKFNKLIGSITILYDNNILHSNFWDEWINGENLEKIADIINEFKKEI; encoded by the coding sequence GTGAAACAAATTACAAAAGAAGATATAAAGAATTATAAAATTACTTCTGATGATTTGCGTTTTATTTCAAAATACTTTAGCATAATACATCACTCAAAGGGAAGGATTCGCCTTAGGGTTAGTCTATCTTTAAAGGGTGCTATAAGCGATAGTCAAATAAATATAGATAGTATTTTAGAGACGATAAAATCAATACCTGCAATTTTGGAGTTTAAGTTTAATAAGTTAATAGGCTCAATTACGATTTTATATGATAATAATATTCTTCATTCTAACTTTTGGGACGAATGGATAAATGGTGAGAATTTAGAGAAAATAGCAGATATTATTAATGAGTTTAAAAAGGAGATATAG
- the glnA gene encoding type I glutamate--ammonia ligase produces the protein MDRPIASKESIEKFFATCKEFEVEFIDFRFTDIKGVWHHLSFSASSIDESSFEGIPFDGSSIHAWQPVNKSDMILIPDPVRYFIDPFTADTTMVVFCDVWDIYKNEPYEKCPRSIVKRAMQYLKDTGIGDVAYYGPENEFFVFDSIKMKDSVNCQYYEIDTEEGEWNRSKEYEGVNLGHRPGLKGGYFPVAPVDSMVDIRAEMVKVLNQVGLETFVVHHEVAQGQGEIGVKFGDMLEAADNVQKLKYVVKMVAHLNGKTATFMPKPLYNDNGSGMHTHISIWKNGKNLFAGDSYEGMSELSMHFLGGVLKHARGLAAFTNASTNSYKRLIPGFEAPSILTYSAQNRSASIRIPYNSGEKAKRMEFRFPDSSANPYLAFSALLMAGLDGIKNKINPGEPMEMNLFELHLDEIREKGIKQLPHTLRHAVEEMLLDKAYLKEGNVFSEEFIQTYKAYKFETEIWPWEARPHPFEFLTTYSC, from the coding sequence ATGGATAGACCAATTGCTAGCAAGGAATCAATTGAGAAATTTTTTGCAACTTGCAAAGAATTTGAAGTAGAGTTTATTGATTTTAGATTCACAGATATTAAGGGAGTTTGGCATCACCTCTCATTTAGTGCAAGTAGTATTGATGAGAGTAGCTTTGAAGGAATCCCATTTGATGGTAGCTCAATTCACGCATGGCAACCAGTAAATAAATCAGACATGATCCTAATCCCAGATCCAGTAAGATACTTCATAGATCCCTTTACCGCCGATACTACAATGGTTGTGTTTTGCGATGTTTGGGATATTTATAAAAATGAGCCTTATGAAAAATGTCCTAGAAGTATTGTAAAAAGAGCAATGCAATATCTAAAAGATACAGGAATCGGTGATGTAGCCTACTATGGACCAGAAAATGAATTTTTTGTGTTTGATTCAATTAAAATGAAAGATTCTGTAAATTGTCAATATTATGAAATTGACACAGAAGAAGGTGAGTGGAATAGATCTAAAGAATACGAAGGGGTAAATCTAGGTCATAGACCAGGACTTAAAGGTGGATACTTCCCAGTAGCTCCAGTAGATAGCATGGTTGATATTAGAGCAGAAATGGTAAAGGTTCTTAATCAAGTTGGACTAGAAACCTTTGTAGTGCATCATGAAGTCGCACAAGGACAAGGCGAAATAGGAGTGAAGTTTGGCGATATGCTTGAGGCTGCTGATAATGTCCAAAAGTTAAAATATGTCGTAAAAATGGTAGCCCACCTAAATGGTAAAACTGCAACCTTCATGCCAAAGCCACTTTATAATGACAATGGAAGCGGAATGCATACTCATATAAGCATTTGGAAAAATGGAAAGAATCTTTTTGCAGGAGATTCTTATGAGGGCATGAGTGAGCTATCAATGCACTTTTTAGGGGGCGTATTAAAGCATGCTAGAGGTTTAGCAGCTTTTACAAATGCTTCTACAAACTCTTATAAAAGACTAATTCCGGGCTTTGAAGCACCAAGTATCCTTACATATTCAGCACAAAATAGAAGTGCAAGTATTAGAATCCCATACAATAGCGGAGAGAAGGCAAAGAGAATGGAGTTTAGATTCCCAGATAGTTCGGCAAACCCTTATCTAGCATTCTCTGCACTTCTAATGGCAGGATTAGATGGAATTAAAAATAAAATTAATCCGGGTGAGCCTATGGAGATGAATCTTTTTGAATTACACTTAGATGAAATAAGAGAAAAAGGCATTAAACAACTTCCACACACACTTCGCCATGCAGTAGAAGAAATGCTACTTGATAAAGCTTATTTAAAAGAAGGAAATGTCTTTAGTGAAGAATTTATCCAAACTTACAAAGCTTACAAGTTTGAAACAGAAATTTGGCCTTGGGAAGCTCGTCCGCATCCATTTGAATTTTTAACAACTTATAGTTGCTAA
- a CDS encoding fluoride efflux transporter FluC, translating into MDKILFVTLGGALGATFRYLLSTYLVNYFSNNHFISFITPIFIINGLGCFIAGIIFSLINEENLKLFLLVGILGGFTTFSSFGLEFLQIAKEKNLILAFVYVVLTNIFAIISVYIGYQCMQFTNT; encoded by the coding sequence ATGGACAAAATATTATTTGTAACACTGGGTGGAGCACTTGGTGCTACATTTAGATACTTACTTAGCACATATTTAGTTAATTATTTTTCTAACAATCACTTTATAAGTTTTATAACACCAATTTTCATAATAAATGGTCTTGGTTGTTTTATAGCTGGAATCATTTTTTCTTTAATAAACGAAGAAAATTTAAAATTATTTTTGTTAGTTGGCATACTTGGTGGATTTACGACGTTTTCATCATTTGGATTGGAATTCTTACAAATAGCAAAGGAAAAAAATCTTATCTTAGCCTTTGTATATGTTGTATTAACAAATATTTTTGCAATAATTAGTGTTTATATCGGATATCAATGTATGCAATTTACAAATACATAA
- the ligA gene encoding NAD-dependent DNA ligase LigA: MTNEEYLQNIQILNLWAKHYYVLDDPIATDEEYDKLYKEVQKYEEENPQKISKDSPTQRVGDVTIESFNKQEHIERMWSLEDVFNEDEMQEWINKVSRASNFSKFIFSVDPKFDGASLSLLYENGELQKAITRGDGLIGEDVTHNARTIKSIPLTIPYKERIEIRGECVISKHDFESLNNERLKLDQPIFANPRNAAAGSLRQLDSKITANRKLQFIPWGVGYCTIQENNFFNLMELIRSFGFIKSPLSRICNNENEIQQTYKEYIEKRQDYNIMLDGMVIRINDISLQKVLGFTIKAPRFACAYKFPATEKRAKLLDITLQVGRSGVITPVAELESVLIDGANISRATLHNFDEIRKKDIKIGDHVLLIRSGDVIPKIIKPIKELRNGSEKEIIKPTNCPICNSKLLIEEKLIKCQNIDCKARIKNTLIHFVSKNALDIEGLGKSIIEILYTNNKIEKIEDIYSLNSDSFEGLEGFKDKKINNIIEGIEGTKNSPLWRFINALGIEHIGQGASKKLALVFGLDFYAKSYDDYLNIDGFGEEMANSLVEFCSVNKERIEYLLEKIQPTIETIQTNSQIANKTFVLTGTLSKPREYYKELLEKNGATISSSVSKKTDFVLCGENAGSKLKKAQELEIQILSEEEILKILGE, translated from the coding sequence ATGACAAATGAAGAATACTTACAAAATATACAGATTCTTAATCTATGGGCAAAGCATTACTATGTGCTAGATGACCCTATAGCCACAGATGAGGAATATGACAAACTATACAAAGAAGTGCAAAAATACGAAGAAGAAAATCCGCAAAAAATCAGCAAAGATTCACCAACCCAAAGAGTTGGAGATGTGACAATAGAATCTTTTAACAAACAAGAACATATTGAAAGAATGTGGAGCTTGGAAGATGTCTTTAATGAAGATGAAATGCAAGAATGGATAAACAAAGTAAGTAGGGCTTCAAATTTTAGTAAGTTTATATTTAGTGTTGATCCAAAATTCGATGGCGCAAGTCTAAGCCTACTATATGAAAATGGGGAGCTACAAAAAGCCATAACAAGAGGTGATGGGCTAATAGGCGAAGATGTAACACATAATGCAAGAACTATAAAAAGCATACCCCTAACAATCCCATACAAAGAAAGAATAGAAATAAGAGGAGAATGTGTAATTTCAAAACATGACTTTGAATCTTTGAATAACGAACGATTAAAATTAGATCAACCAATATTTGCAAATCCTAGAAATGCAGCTGCAGGAAGTTTAAGGCAACTAGATTCAAAGATAACTGCAAATAGAAAATTACAATTTATTCCATGGGGTGTTGGATACTGCACAATACAAGAAAATAATTTCTTTAATCTAATGGAACTTATCCGCAGTTTTGGCTTTATAAAATCTCCACTATCAAGAATCTGCAATAATGAAAATGAAATACAACAAACCTATAAAGAATATATAGAAAAAAGACAAGACTACAACATAATGTTAGATGGAATGGTAATTAGAATAAATGATATATCACTACAAAAAGTTCTAGGTTTTACAATTAAAGCTCCCCGCTTTGCTTGTGCATACAAATTTCCCGCAACAGAAAAAAGGGCAAAATTGCTAGACATAACACTTCAAGTAGGTAGAAGTGGCGTAATAACTCCAGTAGCAGAACTAGAATCGGTGCTAATCGATGGTGCAAATATAAGCCGTGCAACCTTGCATAATTTCGATGAAATAAGAAAAAAAGACATAAAAATAGGAGACCATGTCTTGCTTATAAGAAGTGGAGATGTAATACCAAAGATAATAAAGCCTATAAAAGAGCTAAGAAATGGAAGTGAGAAAGAAATAATAAAGCCAACAAATTGTCCAATATGCAATAGCAAATTATTAATAGAAGAAAAGCTAATAAAATGTCAAAATATTGACTGCAAAGCAAGAATCAAAAACACATTAATACACTTTGTAAGTAAAAATGCACTTGATATAGAAGGGCTTGGTAAAAGCATAATTGAGATTCTATACACAAATAACAAAATAGAAAAAATAGAAGATATTTATAGTTTAAATAGTGATAGTTTTGAAGGACTAGAAGGATTTAAAGATAAAAAAATAAATAATATTATAGAAGGGATTGAGGGAACTAAAAATAGCCCATTGTGGAGATTTATAAATGCGCTTGGCATAGAGCATATAGGACAAGGTGCAAGTAAAAAGTTAGCATTAGTATTTGGCCTAGACTTCTATGCTAAAAGCTATGATGATTATTTGAATATAGATGGCTTTGGAGAAGAGATGGCAAACTCTCTAGTAGAGTTTTGTAGCGTTAATAAAGAAAGAATAGAATATCTATTAGAAAAAATACAACCAACAATAGAGACAATACAAACAAACTCACAAATAGCAAACAAGACTTTTGTCCTAACAGGCACACTAAGCAAACCAAGAGAATATTATAAAGAATTATTAGAAAAAAACGGAGCTACTATAAGCTCTAGCGTTTCTAAGAAAACTGACTTTGTCTTATGTGGAGAAAACGCTGGTTCAAAGCTAAAAAAAGCACAAGAGTTAGAAATACAAATTCTAAGTGAAGAAGAAATATTAAAGATATTAGGAGAATAG
- a CDS encoding mechanosensitive ion channel family protein produces MRFLFCFFITITLAFGNLQNIFEEIVDTNSNLKDKSAKELIANSQKKLILLESFLNEVIKSQIKQKDYDDVINTLKEQITINQNIGNLYLAKLKEIELNTILAHQILENSIYEIQKSNTILENKENLNTHIQSYIDKLNKLQNIKLDNESKTLQNNLNELLNIITTCKEILKFLALNEESLLSNSIIDKLSISHILGFIESKLNILEIQQSKIISKIILSAFVFIVLFLLKGVIANLIVKTIALLSKFLQSNTIQCRIKAQINRPIITIITILSIQISLAILIYPNNIESKYQLWLNFAYILSFAWFFILLFKGYIVEILGDMLEKQNNFRKEVMNLILKTMYFVIFIITLLALLKNFGFNISAIVASLGIGGIAVALAIKDTLANFFASIIVLVDNSFNQGDLIACGDIEGVVVEMGLRRTTVRTFDNALLFVPNSILANTSIRNWNRRKAGRMIRMTIGITYSAKLEQIQTCIKDIKEMLENNPKIAKATDDRDTSELKRMLVHKNIVSSDDLLGYKNTIYVGFDNFGDSSLNILVHCFSASTQWSEWMNTKEEICYEIFKIVEKNNLSFAFPSQSIYIESMPK; encoded by the coding sequence ATGAGATTTTTATTTTGTTTTTTTATCACAATTACTTTAGCATTTGGAAACTTACAAAATATCTTTGAGGAAATCGTAGATACAAACTCGAATCTAAAAGACAAAAGTGCAAAAGAGCTAATAGCAAACTCTCAAAAAAAATTAATACTATTAGAATCTTTTTTAAATGAAGTTATAAAATCGCAAATAAAACAAAAAGACTATGATGATGTAATAAATACTCTAAAAGAACAAATAACAATCAACCAAAATATAGGGAATCTATACCTAGCAAAACTAAAAGAAATAGAGCTAAATACAATTCTTGCTCACCAAATTTTAGAAAACAGCATATATGAGATACAAAAAAGCAACACTATCTTAGAAAACAAAGAAAACTTAAACACACACATACAATCATATATAGATAAACTAAATAAATTACAAAACATAAAATTAGACAATGAATCTAAAACATTACAAAACAATTTAAATGAACTATTAAATATAATAACAACATGCAAAGAAATTTTAAAATTCCTAGCATTAAATGAAGAATCTCTATTAAGCAATAGCATAATAGATAAATTAAGCATATCTCATATTCTTGGCTTCATAGAATCAAAACTAAACATACTAGAAATACAACAAAGTAAAATAATAAGTAAGATAATATTAAGCGCATTTGTATTTATTGTGCTATTTTTACTAAAAGGCGTCATTGCAAATTTAATAGTAAAGACAATTGCACTTCTATCAAAATTCCTACAGTCAAACACGATTCAATGCAGAATAAAAGCTCAAATAAATCGTCCCATTATAACTATTATCACAATTTTGAGCATACAAATATCCTTAGCCATTTTAATATATCCAAACAATATAGAATCAAAATACCAACTATGGTTAAATTTTGCTTATATATTATCATTTGCATGGTTTTTTATACTTTTGTTTAAAGGTTATATAGTAGAAATATTAGGCGACATGCTAGAGAAACAAAATAACTTTAGAAAAGAAGTTATGAATCTCATTTTAAAAACCATGTATTTTGTAATTTTTATCATCACTCTTTTAGCACTATTAAAAAACTTTGGATTTAATATCTCTGCAATTGTAGCTTCCTTAGGCATTGGCGGTATTGCTGTTGCACTAGCCATTAAAGATACGCTAGCAAATTTCTTTGCTTCAATTATAGTTTTAGTTGATAATTCATTTAATCAAGGAGATTTGATAGCTTGTGGAGATATTGAAGGAGTTGTTGTAGAAATGGGTCTTAGAAGGACAACTGTTAGAACATTTGATAATGCTTTATTGTTCGTGCCAAACTCAATTTTAGCAAATACTTCTATAAGAAACTGGAATCGCAGGAAAGCTGGTAGAATGATAAGAATGACAATAGGAATAACCTATTCTGCTAAACTAGAACAAATACAAACATGCATAAAAGACATAAAAGAAATGCTAGAAAACAATCCAAAAATTGCAAAAGCAACAGATGATAGAGACACCAGTGAGCTAAAAAGAATGCTTGTGCATAAAAATATAGTATCAAGCGATGATTTACTTGGGTATAAAAACACTATTTATGTTGGATTTGATAATTTTGGAGATAGTTCTTTAAATATTTTAGTGCATTGTTTCTCTGCATCTACACAATGGAGTGAATGGATGAATACAAAAGAAGAAATATGCTATGAAATTTTTAAAATAGTAGAGAAAAACAATCTTAGCTTTGCATTCCCATCACAGAGCATATATATAGAGAGTATGCCAAAATAA